A genomic window from Drosophila innubila isolate TH190305 chromosome 4, UK_Dinn_1.0, whole genome shotgun sequence includes:
- the LOC117780481 gene encoding plexin-B, producing the protein MMLKLCSNGVIFVFYAFYILRMRCFAHSAVAEHGRRDTRPHIELDKQASGSDSLVSSKPFPSSDIVAQFVLPPMVTGFGSGGVTSTSTLANFANRTNVSVGSGVGAQSKNYFTHLTFDYTDNVMYAGATNKILKLNENLRVLSEAVTGPKHDSPQCHAGGCPEEVETSLVNNFNKILVVSYAHNEGILISCGSIRQGACEIYNLLRFPATPQFVAVPLAANDESASTYAFVGPARYSWKEEDILYVGTTFTNVGDYRHDVPAISSRRLEDLNYAEFSIQQSIINIDVKYRDHFLVDYVYGFNSSEYAYFVLVQKKSHLAEEAGYVTRLARICITDPNYDSYTEITIQCTATEDHTDYNILRDAKITHASQKLAHQMGIKRDDHVLVTVFSPSKEISDQPENKSAMCIYSLKDIEDVFIENIHMCFNGTIKDRNLGYISGTINDGRCPIVGSLGNIYNFCNVGLKISGVAPISAHALFHFDNVSVTSVTATTTTDQQHSLAFLGTEAGTIKKVLLSGQKPGEYEEIVVDAGNRILPNTMMSPKKDFLYVLSMRKITKLRIEHCSMYTNCSACLESRDPFCGWCSLERRCTVRSTCQRDTSASRWLSLGSGQQCIDFESIIPDKIPISELSQVQLIIRTLPEPFNAKYRCVFGNSTPIDAEILEHGLACATPPIDQRPMIASNLDHVLVPLSVRSSETNKDFVSRSFAYFDCSHHVNCQSCVRSSWGCNWCIFDNKCVHQSDQCRNMENAISIEAQCPHLKRSREAILLPVRVPKEIRLEIENLPKPKSAHAGYLCTIQIEAAQMLLPAHIESNRIVVCEKTPYFYETNTHEYEAKVEITWNRQHYVDTATIVLYKCDVLGSHREHADCSLCVTRDPKYQCAWCDGSCVYNETCSGFDASMMGSRNNVIMQNECPRPRIDIIKPLSGPVEGGTLVTIEGSNLGIREEDVRGKISIGNVPCDLVNYQISVKIECRTRAAPNEMSAAIKVANDAGYTESSVQFHFKDVQLTGLYPGVGPKSGGTQLSLLGKYLNIGSSIRAFLDEYECHINVTQASSSRLSCITSEATQPEPIRSLRLAIDGANRTFTCHNPLQPSSSSLGHQFGLYGGSYYNMMQPPPPSPCSIFNYTQDPRIMQIKPLRSFVSGGRILTVHGMYLDSIQNPELEVFFDSERVNKTSCTVINSSQMECPSPPVNLKFHLLKHSISTDLQRNNVTGSKHKRKRNILYNNEDLRNIYGTGMGIGSTASNYFAASNMDVAAFVKVHETQLNLQMSFVMDNVQLVRDLNKYFHDIRSTIVYLSDPKYLPFSNDGVKLYKGDTLVIEGELLNLAADEYDVNVTIGTAQCNITSLALTQLLCIPPEQQPASTDENGVDQPADLPLVVVKVGRNLRFVIGYLKYDLNKPYSMPHAMIGIILTVLALIIILVVVLIIFRRKSTQAEREYKRIQIQMITLESNVRSECKQAFAELQTDMTDLTADLESSGIPTLDHVNYIMKVFFPGVSDHPILNSPKMRGNNQHTNYDAAMMQFEQLISNKYFLLTFIETLEAQRSSFSIRDRVNVASLLMVVLMNKMEYATEILKSLLLRLIDKSLGSKHPQLMLRRTESVVEKMLTNYLAICMYDYLKEYAGSSLFLLFKAIKHQVEKGLVDAITHDARYSLSEERLLHEQVTHSIVILHILQDDLDEKVQCRVNDWDTISQVKLKILDAIFKNTPFSMRPSVHEVDLEWRHGRGGHLTLQDEDLTTKTINGWKRLNTLHHYGVKESAVMSLIARQNDNYNMTYGKQQAPYHNFYYINNSQSHIISNNDIESGLQQPRIYHLVKPILPDQYMNIKNSAISGVLTSNPAQSGPHCIGSGTGSERINKTIPEVYLTRLLATKGTIQKFVDDFFSIILTVNEELPPAVKWLFDLLDEAARRHDIADSDILHAWKSNSLPLRFWVNFIKNPDFIFDVNKTYSVDSCLSVIAQTFMDACSTTEHRLGKDSPSNKLLFAKDIPNYRVMVKDFYRDVARLPQISDQEMSTAMQQLSVQQNEEFDTISALKELYIYITKYREQIMDALDSDPNCKKMYLSRKLENVACTLDGEDISNC; encoded by the exons atgatgCTGAAACTGTGCAGTAATGGAGTTATATTCgtgttttatgcattttatatattacgAATGCGGTGCTTCGCACACTCCGCCGTAGCTGAGCACGGGCGTCGCGACACACGCCCGCATATAGAACTGGATAAACAAGCATCGGGTTCGGATTCGCTGGTATCGTCCAAGCCGTTTCCATCCAGTGACATTGTGGCACAGTTTGTGCTGCCGCCCATGGTTACTGGGTTTGGATCTGGAGGCGTCACTTCGACGTCAACTCTGGCCAATTTCGCAAATCGCACAAATGTTTCTGTTGGATCAGGAGTCGGTGCACAAtcgaaaaactattttacGCATTTAACCTTCGATTACACGGATAATGTGATGTATGCGGGTGCCACAAACAAGATACTCAAGCTGAATGAGAACCTACGCGTCCTCTCCGAGGCAGTAACTGGACCCAAGCACGATTCACCTCAATGCCATGCGGGGGGCTGTCCGGAGGAGGTGGAAACGTCGCTggtaaacaatttcaataagatCTTGGTTGTCAGCTATGCCCATAACGAAGGCATCCTTATATCATGTGGCAGTATTCGACAAG GTGCCTGTGAGATATACAATCTTTTGAGATTCCCAGCAACTCCACAGTTTGTTGCTGTGCCCTTGGCAGCCAACGATGAGAGTGCCTCGACATATGCCTTCGTGGGGCCCGCTCGCTACTCGTGGAAGGAGGAGGATATCCTGTATGTGGGCACCACATTCACCAACGTGGGTGACTATCGCCATGATGTGCCAGCGATATCGTCGCGTCGCTTGGAGGACTTGAACTATGCCGAGTTTTCAATACAGCAGTCAATTATCAACATAGATGTGAAGTACCGGGATCATTTCCTGGTCGACTACGTCTACGGATTCAATTCGTCGGAGTATGCATATTTTGTGCTTGTACAGAAGAAATCGCATTTGGCGGAAGAAGCGGGATATGTGACACGCTTGGCAAGGATCTGCATAACGGATCCCAATTACGACAGCTACACGGAGATAACAATTCAATGCACTGCCACCGAGGATCATACAGATTACAATATATTGCGGGATGCTAAGATCACTCACGCCAGTCAGAAGTTGGCCCATCAAATGGGCATCAAGAGGGATGATCATGTGCTCGTTACGGTGTTCTCCCCTTCCAAGGAGATTAGCGATCAGCCGGAGAATAAGTCGGCCATGTGCATCTATAGTCTGAAGGATATTGAAGATGTGTTCATTGAGAACATTCACATGTGCTTCAATGGCACCATTAAGGATCGCAATCTGGGCTATATATCAGGCACTATCAATGATGGCCGTTGTCCAATCGTTGGCTCCTTGGGTAACATTTACAACTTCTGTAATGTAGGACTCAAGATTAGTGGAGTGGCGCCAATATCGGCTCATGCTCTCTTCCATTTCGATAATGTGTCCGTGACATCGgtgacagcgacaacgacgacggATCAACAGCATTCCCTGGCATTTCTGGGCACCGAGGCGGGCACTATCAAAAAGGTGCTTTTGTCGGGCCAGAAACCCGGCGAGTACGAGGAGATTGTCGTGGACGCCGGCAATCGCATCCTGCCCAACACAATGATGTCCCCCAAAAAGGATTTCCTTTATGTGTTGTCCATGCGCAAAATAACCAAATTACGTATTGAACACTGCTCCATGTATACGAATTGTTCAGCTTGTCTGGAGTCAAGGGATCCCTTCTGTGGCTGGTGCTCATTGGAGAGGCGTTGCACAGTTCGCTCCACCTGCCAGCGAGATACATCCGCATCCAGATGGCTATCTTTGGGCAGCGGACAACAATGCATTGACTTTGAGTCAATAATTCCCGACAAGATTCCCATCAGTGAGCTGTCGCAGGTGCAGCTAATTATCCGCACATTGCCGGAACCATTCAATGCCAAATATCGCTGTGTCTTTGGCAACTCAACACCGATCGATGCCGAGATACTGGAGCATGGCTTGGCTTGTGCCACACCGCCAATTGATCAGAGGCCGATGATAGCCAGCAATTTGGATCATGTCCTGGTGCCGCTTTCCGTGCGTAGTTCCGAGACAAACAAGGATTTTGTGTCGCGTTCATTTGCCTACTTCGATTGCTCCCACCACGTCAACTGTCAGTCGTGCGTGCGCAGCTCGTGGGGATGCAACTGGTGTATCTTCGACAACAAGTGTGTACACCAGTCGGATCAGTGCCGCAACATGGAAAATGCCATAAGCATCGAGGCTCAGTGTCCGCATTTGAAGCGCAGTCGTGAGGCAATCCTGCTGCCAGTTCGGGTACCCAAGGAGATTCGCCTGGAGATTGAGAATCTACCGAAACCGAAGAGCGCTCACGCTGGTTACCTGTGCACCATTCAGATCGAAGCAGCCCAAATGCTATTGCCAGCTCACATCGAGTCCAACCGGATAGTGGTGTGCGAAAAGACGCCGTACTTCTATGAGACGAATACACACGAGTACGAGGCGAAGGTGGAGATCACTTGGAATCGACAGCACTATGTGGATACCGCCACGATCGTGCTGTACAAGTGCGATGTGCTTGGCTCCCATCGGGAGCATGCGGATTGCAGTCTGTGCGTGACCCGTGATCCCAAATATCAGTGTGCCTGGTGTGATGGATCTTGTGTCTACAACGAGACATGTTCTGGCTTTGATGCATCTATGATGGGATCAAGAAATAATGTGATCATGCAAAACGAGTGTCCACGCCCAAGGATTGACATCATTAAGCCATTGTCTGGACCTGTCGAGGGTGGCACTCTCGTCACCATCGAGGGCAGCAATTTGGGTATACGCGAAGAAGATGTTCGCGGCAAGATCTCGATTGGCAATGTGCCCTGTGACCTGGTCAATTATCAGATATCGGTCAAGATCGAGTGTCGCACTCGGGCAGCGCCAAATGAGATGTCCGCAGCCATTAAAGTGGCCAATGATGCTGGATACACTGAATCCAGTGTGCAGTTTCACTTTAAGGATGTTCAGCTGACCGGATTATATCCCGGAGTTGGTCCCAAATCGGGCGGCACACAGTTGTCGCTGTTGGGCAAGTACCTGAACATTGGCTCCAGCATTCGGGCCTTTCTCGATGAATATGAATGCCATATCAACGTGACTCAGGCATCGTCTTCCCGCCTGTCGTGTATTACGTCCGAGGCGACACAGCCGGAGCCAATACGCTCACTTCGCTTGGCTATCGATGGAGCTAATCGTACATTCACGTGCCATAATCCTTTGcagccatcatcatcatcattaggACATCAGTTTGGATTATATGGCGGTTCATACTATAACATGATGCAGCCGCCTCCACCGTCGCCCTGCTCCATTTTCAACTATACGCAGGATCCGCGGATTATGCAAATCAAGCCATTACGGAGTTTTGTTAGTGGCGGACGCATCCTTACGGTGCACGGCATGTACCTCGACTCGATACAAAACCCGGAGCTGGAAGTGTTCTTCGATAGCGAGCGCGTTAACAAAACCTCTTGTACTGTTATCAACTCCAGCCAGATGGAGTGTCCATCTCCGCCAGTGAACTTAAAATTTCACCTCTTGAAACATTCAATTTCAACGGATTTACAGAGGAACAATGTTACCGGATCGAAACATAAACGAAAGCGTAATATACTCTATAATAATGAGGATTTGCGGAACATTTACGGGACGGGAATGGGAATAGGGTCTACGGCATCCAATTACTTTGCAGCGTCCAATATGGATGTAGCTGCCTTTGTGAAGGTCCATGAAACCCAATTGAATTTGCAAATGAGCTTCGTCATGGATAATGTGCAATTGGTCAGGGACTTGAATAAGTATTTTCATGATATCCGCAGTACCATTGTCTACTTGAGTGATCCAAAGTACTTGCCATTCTCAAACGATGGTGTCAAGCTCTATAAAGGCGATACATTGGTCATTGAAGGTGAACTCTTGAACTTGGCGGCTGATGAGTATGATGTGAATGTGACCATAGGCACCGCTCAGTGCAATATAACTAGCCTGGCACTAACCCAACTGTTGTGCATTCCGCCGGAACAGCAGCCCGCATCCACGGACGAGAACGGTGTGGATCAACCGGCGGATTTGCCGTTGGTGGTCGTCAAAGTGGGTCGCAATCTGCGCTTCGTCATTGGATATCTCAAATATGATTTGAATAAACCGTATTCGATGCCACACGCAATGATAGGAATAATACTGACTGTTTTGGCTCTTATTATCATATTGGTGGTCGTCCTGATCATATTCAGACGCAAGTCGACTCAAGCCGAGCGAGAGTACAAGCGAATCCAGATCCAAATGATAACGCTGGAGAGTAATGTGCGTTCCGAGTGCAAGCAGGCATTTGCCGAGCTGCAGACCGATATGACAGACCTAACCGCCGACCTGGAGAGCAGTGGAATACCCACACTGGATCATGTCAATTATATTATGAAGGTCTTCTTTCCCGGTGTATCCGATCATCCCATATTGAATTCCCCAAAGATGCGAGGGAATAACCAGCACACGAATTACGATGCGGCCATGATGCAATTTGAGCAGCTAATCAGCAATAAATATTTCCTGTTGACCTTCATCGAAACGCTGGAGGCGCAAAGATCATCGTTCTCCATTCGTGATAGGGTGAATGTCGCCTCATTGCTGATGGTGGTGCTTATGAATAAGATGGAGTATGCCACGGAGATCTTGAAATCTCTACTGTTGCGACTCATTGACAAGTCACTAGGCAGCAAGCATCCTCAGTTGATGCTACGACGCACCGAGAGCGTGGTGGAGAAGATGCTAACGAATTACCTAGCGATTTGCATGTACGACTATCTTAAAGAGTATGCCGGCTCCAGTTTATTTCTGCTCTTTAAGGCCATCAAGCATCAGGTGGAAAAGGGACTTGTGGACGCGATTACTCATGATGCGCGCTATTCACTCTCCGAAGAGCGATTACTACACGAACAAGTAACACACTCCATTGTTATATTACACATACTTCAGGATGATCTGGACGAGAAGGTGCAATGTCGTGTCAATGACTGGGACACCATATCACAGGTCAAACTCAAAATTCTCGATGCCATTTTCAAGAATACACCATTTTCGATGAGGCCATCGGTGCATGAAGTGGATTTAGAATGGCGTCACGGACGTGGAGGTCACCTAACATTGCAGGACGAGGATCtaactacaaaaacaattaacggCTGGAAACGATTAAATACCTTGCATCATTATGGTGTTAAAGAATCGGCAGTCATGTCTCTGATCGCCCGACAAAATGATAACTACAATATGACTTATGGAAAGCAGCAAGCACCCTATCACAATT TTTACTATATAAATAACTCACAGAGTCACATAATAAGCAACAATGATATTGAATCGGGTCTGCAGCAACCCAGAATCTACCATCTGGTTAAGCCAATTTTACCCGACcaatatatgaatattaagAACTCAGCCATATCTGGAGTCCTGACCTCCAATCCGGCCCAATCCGGGCCACATTGCATTGGCAGTGGCACTGGCAGCGAGCGTATTAATAAAACCATACCCGAAGTCTATTTAACTCGCCTTCTTGCCACAAAAGGAACCATTCAGAAGTTTGTCGATGATTTCTTCTCCATTATCCTCACCGTTAACGAGGAACTGCCGCCAGCGGTCAAGTGGCTATTCGATTTACTGGATGAAGCAGCCCGGCGACATGATATCGCTGATTCGGATATACTGCACGCTTGGAAGTCAAATAGTTTGCCATTACGCTTTTGGgtcaactttattaaaaatcccGATTTTATATTTGACGTAAACAAGACGTACTCTGTGGATTCGTGCCTGAGTGTTATTGCCCAGACATTCATGGACGCGTGCTCAACAACGGAACATCGATTGGGCAAGGATTCCCCATCCAATAAGCTGCTATTTGCAAAG GATATTCCCAATTATAGAGTTATGGTTAAGGACTTTTATCGGGATGTGGCACGGCTTCCTCAAATAAGCGACCAGGAGATGAGCACTGCCATGCAGCAATTGTCTGTGCAACAGAATGAAGAATTTGACACGATTTCTGCTTTAAAGGAACTCTACATTTACATAACCAAGTACAGAGAACAG ATCATGGATGCCCTCGACTCGGACCCAAActgtaaaaaaatgtatctttctcgaaaacttgaaaatgttGCTTGCACATTGGACGGTGAAGATATTTCAAACTGCTGA